A genomic segment from Micromonospora echinaurantiaca encodes:
- a CDS encoding 2'-5' RNA ligase family protein: protein MVAALELYLDTDATRRIRVLWEALESEGVQSMRSLLEQRHRPHVSLAVAPRFDPERVAAALAGTVVAAPLRLSFQHAGQFVGRVLWLGPTPTAELLDHHRRVHDQLTAAGITLVEHYRPGRWVPHCTLSMRVPNVLMAAAVRRCLEVLPLEATVVGAALTDHARGISRPLP from the coding sequence GTGGTCGCGGCGCTGGAGCTCTACCTGGACACCGACGCCACCCGGCGGATCCGGGTGCTCTGGGAGGCGCTGGAGTCCGAGGGCGTGCAGAGCATGCGCTCCCTGCTGGAGCAGCGCCACCGGCCGCACGTCTCGCTCGCGGTGGCGCCGCGCTTCGACCCGGAACGGGTGGCCGCCGCGCTGGCCGGGACGGTGGTGGCCGCGCCGCTGCGGCTGTCCTTCCAGCACGCCGGCCAGTTCGTCGGCCGGGTGCTCTGGCTCGGGCCGACCCCCACCGCCGAACTGCTGGACCACCACCGGCGGGTGCACGACCAGCTCACCGCGGCCGGGATCACGCTGGTCGAGCACTACCGGCCGGGCCGCTGGGTGCCGCACTGCACGCTCTCCATGCGGGTGCCGAACGTGCTGATGGCCGCGGCCGTCCGGCGGTGCCTGGAGGTGTTGCCGCTGGAGGCCACCGTGGTCGGCGCGGCCCTCACCGACCACGCCCGCGGCATCTCCCGGCCACTGCCCTGA
- a CDS encoding siderophore-interacting protein encodes MTQALPVAPWRVFTVEVRAVRRISPSFLRVTFTGPDLDRFADNGYDQRIKLAFPLAGENGVRLPDGEDWYAQWRALPEERRNPIRTYTVRAVRPLLSEVDVDLVLHGDGGPATRWARRARPGDEIAILGPDAGYPGDHGGVEFRPPSTSHLLLAGDETAAPAICAILERLPVDTRGRALLEVPEPADALPVAAPPGVEVEWLPRGDGAHGSRLVPAVAATAGALLDDTGTGADQVIADVDVDRDILWEVPTPAAPVPLYAWLAGEAAVIRTLRRHLVGERGLDRRAVAFMGYWRLGRADTA; translated from the coding sequence ATGACCCAGGCCCTGCCCGTCGCGCCGTGGCGCGTCTTCACCGTCGAGGTCCGCGCGGTACGCCGGATCAGCCCGTCGTTCCTGCGGGTCACCTTCACCGGCCCGGACCTCGACCGCTTCGCCGACAACGGCTACGACCAGCGGATCAAACTGGCGTTCCCGCTGGCCGGGGAGAACGGCGTGCGGCTGCCCGACGGCGAGGACTGGTACGCGCAGTGGCGGGCGCTGCCGGAGGAGCGGCGCAACCCGATCCGCACCTACACCGTCCGGGCCGTCCGCCCGCTGCTCAGCGAGGTGGACGTCGACCTGGTGCTGCACGGTGACGGCGGCCCGGCCACCCGGTGGGCCCGCCGAGCCCGCCCCGGCGACGAGATCGCCATCCTCGGCCCGGACGCCGGTTACCCGGGCGACCACGGCGGGGTGGAGTTCCGCCCGCCGTCGACCAGCCACCTGCTGCTGGCCGGCGACGAGACCGCCGCCCCGGCAATCTGCGCCATCCTGGAACGGCTGCCGGTCGACACCCGGGGGCGGGCGCTGCTGGAGGTGCCCGAGCCGGCCGACGCGCTGCCGGTCGCCGCGCCGCCCGGGGTCGAGGTCGAGTGGCTGCCCCGGGGCGACGGCGCGCACGGCAGCCGGCTCGTCCCGGCCGTCGCGGCGACGGCGGGCGCACTGCTCGACGACACCGGCACCGGTGCCGACCAGGTGATCGCCGACGTGGACGTCGACCGGGACATCCTCTGGGAGGTGCCCACCCCGGCCGCTCCGGTGCCGCTCTACGCCTGGCTGGCCGGCGAGGCGGCGGTCATCCGTACCCTGCGCCGGCACCTGGTCGGCGAGCGGGGGCTCGACCGGCGCGCGGTGGCGTTCATGGGGTACTGGCGGCTCGGCCGGGCCGACACCGCCTGA